TCGATTTCTTTTTCATCCTGGATGCTGGTCGTGACCGTAAAATATTCACTGGCATTCAATTGCTGAATGATGCGCTGGGTGTACTGGTCATGGGAGGCATCCAAAATGGCTATCTTGCTGTTTTTCAACTCATTGGATAATGCAAATCCAAACAGGACAATTTGCATCACCGGCATGCCAAAAAGGATGATCAGCGACCGGCGATCCCGCAGGATGTGCCAGAATTCTTTCCGAATAAATGCCAAAAATGTTTTCATTGATGCTTATTCCTGTCTTTGTGCCGCACGGGCCAGTTGATAAAAAACGTCATGCATGGTCTCCTTACCCATCTTATGGCGCAGGTTTTCCGGGCGGTCCAGGGCGGCTACCCGTCCGTCAACCATGATGCATACCCGGTCACAATATTCCGCTTCATCCATATAATGCGTCGTTACAAATACCGTGATGCCGCGTTCAGCCGCCTCGTAGATCAGTTCCCAGAACTGGCGGCGGGTGATGGGGTCCACCCCTCCTGTCGGTTCATCGAGAAAGACAATCTTGGGATCATGCTGGATGGCCACCAGAAAGGCCAGTTTCTGTTTCCAGCCCAGAGGCAAGGAGCTCACCTGATGGTCGATCTTGTCCTGCAGGCCCAGTTTCTCCGCGAGCTCATTGATCTTGAGTTTAAGCTGATCTTTGTTCATTCCATAGATACCGCCGTAAAAGCGGACGTTTTCCCTTAGGGTAAGACCGTCATACAGGGAAAATTTCTGGCTCATATAACCGATCTGCCGCTTGACCGCATCGGTTTGCGTCTCGATATCCAGGCCCAGCACGTCGATTTTTCCCGAGGTGGGTGTCAGCAGGCCACAAATCATCCGCATCGCGGTGGTTTTACCGGCCCCATTGGCTCCCAGAAAACCAAATATCTCTCCCTGGTTTACATCAAAGGAAATGTGATCAACGGCGGTGAAATGCCCGAATTTTTTGGTTAATTCTCGTACCTGAATGACGGGTGTATGCATGGTCAGGAAGCTAATTGGTCCATAAAACAATCTTCTACCGTAGGTTGAATCTGTGCAATGTCGACGTGATGGTGCCCCTGCATTTGCAGGTAGCCCCTCAGATCATCCACCTGGATGGGTTTCCTGAAGGTGACATGGTGTGCTTCCCCAAAAGCGAAACAGGTGTCGGTAACCGGATACTTTCGCAAATCCTGTAATAAAGCAAACATACGGTCGCTCTGGATTGCGTACAGCGGCTTGCCAAATCCATGGATCAGGGCTTCCGGAGTGGAAATATCCAGCAGTTCGCCCCGGTCCATCATCGCAATGCGGTCACAACGCCGCGCTTCGTCCATATAGGGAGTACTTACGATCATGGTCATTCCATCGTCTTTCAGTTTGGACAGGATGTCCCAAAATTCCTGCCGGCTGACCGGATCCACCCCGGTAGTCGGTTCGTCCAGAAGCAGGATGGAAGGCTTGTGAACCAGCGTACAGCACAAAGCCAGTTTCTGTTTCATCCCACCGCTCAGCTGGCTGGCGCGCCGGTGCTTGAAGGGTTCCAGCTGAACATAAATATCTTTGATGAGGTCGTAATTGGCTTCAATCGTGGTATTGAAGACGGTGGCAAAAAAGCTAAGGTTTTCCAGTACGGTGAGATCCTGGTATAGGGCAAAGCGACCCGGCATATACCCGGTGATCAGCCGCAAGGACTGAAAGTCTTTCACCACATCATAACCCAGCACTTCGACCTGGCCTGCATCCGGCAGGATAAGTGTTGCCAATATGCGGAACAGGGAAGTTTTACCCGCTCCATCCGGACCGATCAGCGCCAGCAATTCTCCTCTACCCACAGAAAGGTCCAGGCCTTTAATAGCCACGACGGTACCTTTGTCGTAGGTTTTGCGAAGTTGCCGGATCTCAACTGCCGGTTGACTGGAAATCGACTTCTCCATACATCCCTATTTTTATTTGTCCATCGTTCTGCACGCGAATTTTCATGGCGTATACCTGACTACTGCGTTCATTTTTCGTCTGGATGGTTTTGGGAGTAAATTCCGCTTCGTCAGCGATCCACTCGATGGTACCGGCGTAGGATTTAAAGCCCCCGTTACCATCATCGATACGTACGTTGATACCGTCCCCGACTTTGACCTGCTGCAATTGATCAGCAGTCACATACGCGCGGAGGATCATTTGCTTCAGGTTACCCAACCGGTAGAGGGGTTTGCCCGGGTTGACCATTTCATCCTGCTCCACATACTGGGTCAGGACGACACCATCGATCGGATTGACAATGTTGCACCGGTCAATCTGATCCTGGATCTGTGCCACCCTTTTGACCAGTGGTTCCCCTTCACTGAGGATGGATTCATTTTGTTCATGGGTGACCGACTGCTGTGCATTGATCTGCTGTTTAAGCACCTGGATCTGTTGGGTAGCCAGATCCACTTGCTGCTGCAATACATCCAGTTGTCCGGTGATATCATCCAATTGTTTAGCCGGAATCGATTTACTGGCGACCAACGGTTCCACGCGGTTTTTCTCCTTGATCCAGATGGCCCGCTGAGCCTCGAGAACGGACACCTGTTTTTCCTGGGCCTGGATCTGTTGCTGGAGAACGGCAACTTGAGGTTGCGCGCTCATGGTCTTGATCTGAAGGGCATTGATGCTCGCTTCCAGTTGTTCTTTCTGGAGCTCCAGACCGGCGCAGTCCACCTGTCCCAGTGTGTCCCCGGCGGCGAGGTGCATGCCCTCTTCCAGATCCAATGATTTCACCAACCCGGATACCTGGGCGGCCACGATGACTTCTTCGGTTTCAAATACACCGCTGGCATCGTATCCCAGCTTTTGGGAAGAACATGCCGACCATAGCCACAGGCCGGCCATCATGCCAAATATTATTCCTTTTTTCATGCGTAAAAAGCTTGATTTAAGTACATTAGGATATATTAACCATCCCATTCGGGATAATTGTCGATTATTATTCGCTTATAATTTGCCTTGCAGCCATGCTATCCGGGCTTCCTGCCACTGGGCTCTGACCCTTGCCTGCGTCACCATTTGTTCTGCGGTTTGTTCTTCGGTGATCCGGTCGAGCAGTTCGCTGTAGGCCACCAGCCCTGCCTCATAACGGCCTTCGTAATCCTTGCGATTGGCTTGTGCCAAAACCAGTCTGCGGTCCCAGGAATCGCGTGACCGCTGTGCAGATGCCAGGGCATTTTCTTCTTTTTCCAGTTGTACATCCTGACTTTGTTTCCAGGCGTCCTGCTGATCCTGGATCTGATCACGCTGGAGGCGCTGAACCGCCAAAGCATGTTTCTGGGTGCCATTGTAAAATTTGGACAGATCCAAGGTCAGCCGTGCTCCCACGATAGCATAAGTATCGAACTGATCGCTCAGCATGTTCAATCCGGGCCGGCCATAACCTGCCGTGGCAAATGCACCGATTTGTGGCCGGTTCTGACGAAGGATGATGGATTCCTGTGCTTTGGTAGCCTCGGTCTGACGGGCATAGAGCTCGACCATAGGATGCTGTACATCCGGTGATGCAGCCGGGGCAAAGTCACCAAAAACGGCCGTAGTATCGTAAAGCTGACCGGTGAGTGTCTTCAGAGCATCCAGAGCGACCTGTTTCTGGGCTCTGGCATCCAGGATATTTAATGCCAGTTCCTCGGCCTTCATCTGCAGCTGACGCTCATCCGATATACTGGTGATCTGGGCATTTACCAGATCATGCACCTGTTTTAAGCGGCCCTGGATGGACTGTTGCTGAGTCCGCAACAGATTCAGCTGATCCTGGGCGAGCCGGATGTTGAAGTAGGTCTGGATGACTTGCTCCTTGATGCTGTACAATTGCGTCTCCAGGCTTTGTTTCTGTACTGCGGTCTGCGCCTCCAGAAGATTCTCCTGCGCCCGGATCATTCCCCCGTCCCAGATGGTCTGCTGGATTTCCGCCGTGACCCGGTACTGATCTTTGGTAGGTGTGGGGATGTCTATCCCCGGGAATTCCAGGGGCACGGAAGTAACCTGTGATTGCCAGGTGGCCTGGCCTCCCAGCTTAACGGTAGGTAACCACATCGCCGTGACCTGTTTAGCCTGTGCCTCCTGGATAGAAGGCAGCCGCTCCTGCATTCTGAACAACGGATTCGTTGCTACGGCCTGCTCCAGGCAGGACTCCAGGGTGATGTTCTGACTCCAGCCTGCCAGAGGCAATGAAAGGATGCAAGTGAGTCGGATCCAAAAATTTCTCATACGATCGGTTTCGTTTTATGATGGTTTAAGAGCACTCCGTACAAATGCAATGATCTGTTCTTCGCGCTCATTGAGAAATGATTCATACTGTGATTCATTGATGCCAAGCATATGGATCATCATCGGCTTGGCTACAAACGTAAAAATGCTCATACTCAGCACATTCATGATCAGGTGCAAAGGCTTGAATGGAGCGATCCTGCCTTCTTCAATCTCCTTCTGTGCCTGATTGAATAATTGACGGAGGTCAACCCGGTGCTGCTGGGGTATCAGCTGACTGGGGAAGCTCTCCGGGTCTTTATTGATTTCATTGATGATAAACAGTGGCAGGTAGGGATTTTGACGCATGTTGGAGATGTAAATGTGGATGAAAGACTCCAGTTTCTCCGTGATTGTCAGAGGAGATGCGAGTATCTCTTTAAAAGAAGCGAGCATGGTTTGGAAGGCCTGGATAAAGATGGTCTGGAATAGTTTGTCCTTGCTGCGGAAGTAATAGTGCAGGAGAGCCTTGTTAACCCCCGCCTGGTTAGCGATGTCCTGCATGCGCGCACCGGCCATACCTTGCTTGAAAAAGACCTTTCTGGCTGCTTCAAGGATACGGGCTTCAGTATCTACCTGTTCTTGACTATTTGGTTTATCCATTTAGTTTAACCATTTGGTTAAGACAACACAATAATACGCCACTTGATCAATATCCATTTTGGGTATTTTTCACATGATAAATAATCGCAATGATTAAATCATTAATATCAAACATATTATTGCTTGCCCCGTGCTGATCATGCCAACAATAAATTGGCTTTTGCGCTCAGACAGGCAACTTTTGATGGGCCCAAAATTTTATGACTTAAATCATAAAATTGCCTTATCCAGGTTCTCTGCCTCTCCCTCACATCAGGGTATTTTCGTCTCCGGATAAATTTTTTGGAATCATGATCCTGCCTGAAAATACATCACCCCGCAGCACCCTGTGGACCCTGCTGATCATCGGAATAACCTTTTTTGCGCAACCGCTTTCCGGACAAATCAGTCGTTATGGAGCCAGCCTCCCCGGAGCCATCGTGACACTACCCATCGATGACCATTGGTTTGTCACCGGCATGACATTTGGCGCTTCCCGCCACCTGACCATTCCGGAAAACCTGGAGCACCTCCATGCCTACACCGATATCCTGCTTTGGGAAGGCCATCTGGAAGGTGGCCGGAGTGTGAACACCTGGCTTAAAGCTGGAATTGGTGCGACCCTGAGAACCTACAATCCCTTCGAATTGACTGCCCGTCATGAATGGCGAACTTACGTTTTTGCCGTTGCCAGCCAACCAGTGTGGAAATGGAAAGTGACACACCGGATGTGGTGGGAAGAACGGTGGATCCAGAATGCCTACCGGGAAGACTACGACTACTCTTATCGTCCGCGTTATCGTATCAATCCGGTCTTTCCTTTGGCAATCGGTAAAGAACAAAAGCCATTGTATCTGAATACCTATGTGGAGGGGCTCTGGTCCATCGCGCCACACTTTGACCGGTTTTACGGACAGGAATACCGGTACTATGCAGGTTTAGGTTACAAATTCAAAGCCGGATTCAAAGCCGAGCTCGCCGGTGAATTCCGTGACATTTACTGGAAAGGCGACCACACGCAATATGGTATCGGCCGCATCACCCTCATCTACACCCTGCCGGCATTAAAAAAAATATCCCGCTCCTAGTGACCTGTTCAGATGTCCTTGTCCTTTCTACAGAAAGCAGGTTGATTGGATGGATAATGATGCCATTCGTCATCTACCATAGAACATCGTGAATACAGTCTATTTTGGCCTGAGTGGAGCCTCTGCTCAGGCCGTTTTTTTACGGAAAGCAGTCTCGCTGGAAAAACACCATGGATACAGGTGACCTCTCCGCATCAGCCAGTCTTACTTTCAGGACAGGGATCCTCACAACGGCTCCTGCGGATGGCAGGAAAGGTGAATCCTGTCCGGTTTGCGTTTTAACTTGAAAGGTCACCTCTGATACCCTAACCGTGGAACGGCGGATGAGATTTGTTTTACAATGAATCATTCGGTGTTCATGACTGAATAAACCTTCCTGGCCAAGCGAGCATTTAGAGGTGGCCAATCTTTTCCACCAATACCCGCAACTGCTGGTCCTCCCCGCCAATATTCGTATCTTGTCGTCATGAAATCAATTGAAAGACCCAAGGCATTGCTTGCAGGCATTCAGGTGCGCACCATCAACCGGAATGGACAATCCTTGAAGGATCTGGGTGTACTGTGGAAGGCTTTTTACGAACAACAGATCCAGCAACAGGTACCCCAGCGGATCAATGATGAGATCTGGGTGGTTTACCACGATTATGCTTCCGACCACCGCGATTTTTATACCGCATTCATTGGGTGTCCGGTAAAGGACCCATCGGGCCTGCCGGAAAACCTGTTGAGCCTCGAGGTTCCTGCCGGCGCGTACCTGCCCCGTGCAGTACAGGGTCACATGCCACAAGCGCTGCTGGCCGAATGGGAACTAATCTGGAATAATGAACCAAATCTAAATCGTGCCTACGGACATGATGTAGAGATCCATACCACCGTCCCGGCCGAGGATCTGGCTTGCTGGATCTACCTGTCAGTACATCGCGGCAAAGAACAATGACCGGATTCTTACGTAAAACCTGGATTGCCATCCTGCTCACGGGAGTAATATGCTGGATGCAATCGTGCCAAATGCCTTCTGAAAAACCGTTAACCATAGCTGCCGCGGCAAATCTGCAGCCGGTCATGGAATTCCTGATCAACCAGTTTGATTCGGTCAATGGCAATGAATCCCAGCTCATTCTGAATGCATCCGGTAAGATCACCGCTCAGATTTTGCATGGCGCTCCGTACGATGTCTTTTTATCGGCAGATATGAGTTACCCGCAGCAACTGGCGACTGCAGGTGTTACCACTGCTCTTCCCGTGATTTATACCAGAGGGCAGTTGGTTCTTTGCAGTGTTTCCGGGAACCCCGTGCCGGGTCTGTCCCGGGTATTGGATCAGGATATTCGTCATGTAGCCCTGGCCAATCCGGAAGTGGCCCCCTACGGCAGAGCGGCCCTGGAATGCCTCCGGAATAGTCACCTCCTCGAACAGGCCGGCAGCAAATTGGTCTATGGTGAAAGCGTAGGTCAGGCGACCCAGTTCATCCAAAGTGGCGCCGCTGAACTGGGTTTCACCGCCGGATCCTACCGCTTCTCGAATGCTTTGCCGTCGTCCGCAAGCTGGTATACGATACCGGATTCCCTGTACCAACCCATTGACCAGGGTGCGGTCATAGTACTCCATAATGGCGCTCCCCACCCGGATGCGGCGCGGTTTCTGTCCTACCTAACTTCGCAACCGGTACAGGAAATATTCCGGAAATACGGATATTTACCGGTCGGAGATGAATAAATTGAATGCCACCATTGTCGATTACCTGCAAGAAGATCACCTGCTACAGGTGCGGGTGTCGCTTGCCGATACCGCATGGCATGTCCTCTTGATTGATAGTGCATCCGCCAGAAGATTACTGGACCCCGGCCGCGAAGTCCATGTCCTGTTTAAAGAATCGGCGGTTACCCTGAGCAGGGACGAAAAGGTAGAAATTGGCATCCAAAATAAATTGTCATGCAAGGTAAAGCAGGTGCGACGAGGTGAGTTGCTGAGCCAGGTTACCCTGCAACACCAAAGTCACGATCTAACCGCCATTGTGCCGACTGCTGTGATGGATGACTTTGGAGTTACACCGGGCGATGAACTGACGGCCTGGATACGAGCAAATGAACTTATACTGGAATCCTGATGGACTGGCAACCGATCGTATTATCGCTTGAACTGGCTGGAATCACTACGGTGATCCTGCTATTAGCCGGAATACCTTTGGCGTACCTGCTGGCTAACCTGCGCAGTCGATGGAAGCCTTTTCTGGAGACCCTGATCAGCATGCCCCTGGTTTTGCCACCCACGGTACTGGGTTTTTACATGCTGGTTGCCTTCAGCCCAAATTACTTTTTTGGGGCCTGGATGGAGAAATGGCTGGCTATCCGGCTGGTCTTCTCCTTTGGGGGCCTGGTCATCGCCTCGATGATCTACAGCCTCCCCTTTATGGTCCAGCCCATCCAGGCAGCTCTGCAATCATTGCCCCACTCGCTGACCGAA
The Lewinellaceae bacterium DNA segment above includes these coding regions:
- a CDS encoding ABC transporter ATP-binding protein, encoding MHTPVIQVRELTKKFGHFTAVDHISFDVNQGEIFGFLGANGAGKTTAMRMICGLLTPTSGKIDVLGLDIETQTDAVKRQIGYMSQKFSLYDGLTLRENVRFYGGIYGMNKDQLKLKINELAEKLGLQDKIDHQVSSLPLGWKQKLAFLVAIQHDPKIVFLDEPTGGVDPITRRQFWELIYEAAERGITVFVTTHYMDEAEYCDRVCIMVDGRVAALDRPENLRHKMGKETMHDVFYQLARAAQRQE
- a CDS encoding ABC transporter ATP-binding protein, producing MEKSISSQPAVEIRQLRKTYDKGTVVAIKGLDLSVGRGELLALIGPDGAGKTSLFRILATLILPDAGQVEVLGYDVVKDFQSLRLITGYMPGRFALYQDLTVLENLSFFATVFNTTIEANYDLIKDIYVQLEPFKHRRASQLSGGMKQKLALCCTLVHKPSILLLDEPTTGVDPVSRQEFWDILSKLKDDGMTMIVSTPYMDEARRCDRIAMMDRGELLDISTPEALIHGFGKPLYAIQSDRMFALLQDLRKYPVTDTCFAFGEAHHVTFRKPIQVDDLRGYLQMQGHHHVDIAQIQPTVEDCFMDQLAS
- a CDS encoding HlyD family efflux transporter periplasmic adaptor subunit, whose amino-acid sequence is MKKGIIFGMMAGLWLWSACSSQKLGYDASGVFETEEVIVAAQVSGLVKSLDLEEGMHLAAGDTLGQVDCAGLELQKEQLEASINALQIKTMSAQPQVAVLQQQIQAQEKQVSVLEAQRAIWIKEKNRVEPLVASKSIPAKQLDDITGQLDVLQQQVDLATQQIQVLKQQINAQQSVTHEQNESILSEGEPLVKRVAQIQDQIDRCNIVNPIDGVVLTQYVEQDEMVNPGKPLYRLGNLKQMILRAYVTADQLQQVKVGDGINVRIDDGNGGFKSYAGTIEWIADEAEFTPKTIQTKNERSSQVYAMKIRVQNDGQIKIGMYGEVDFQSTGS
- a CDS encoding TolC family protein is translated as MRNFWIRLTCILSLPLAGWSQNITLESCLEQAVATNPLFRMQERLPSIQEAQAKQVTAMWLPTVKLGGQATWQSQVTSVPLEFPGIDIPTPTKDQYRVTAEIQQTIWDGGMIRAQENLLEAQTAVQKQSLETQLYSIKEQVIQTYFNIRLAQDQLNLLRTQQQSIQGRLKQVHDLVNAQITSISDERQLQMKAEELALNILDARAQKQVALDALKTLTGQLYDTTAVFGDFAPAASPDVQHPMVELYARQTEATKAQESIILRQNRPQIGAFATAGYGRPGLNMLSDQFDTYAIVGARLTLDLSKFYNGTQKHALAVQRLQRDQIQDQQDAWKQSQDVQLEKEENALASAQRSRDSWDRRLVLAQANRKDYEGRYEAGLVAYSELLDRITEEQTAEQMVTQARVRAQWQEARIAWLQGKL
- a CDS encoding TetR/AcrR family transcriptional regulator; amino-acid sequence: MDKPNSQEQVDTEARILEAARKVFFKQGMAGARMQDIANQAGVNKALLHYYFRSKDKLFQTIFIQAFQTMLASFKEILASPLTITEKLESFIHIYISNMRQNPYLPLFIINEINKDPESFPSQLIPQQHRVDLRQLFNQAQKEIEEGRIAPFKPLHLIMNVLSMSIFTFVAKPMMIHMLGINESQYESFLNEREEQIIAFVRSALKPS
- a CDS encoding DUF2490 domain-containing protein yields the protein MILPENTSPRSTLWTLLIIGITFFAQPLSGQISRYGASLPGAIVTLPIDDHWFVTGMTFGASRHLTIPENLEHLHAYTDILLWEGHLEGGRSVNTWLKAGIGATLRTYNPFELTARHEWRTYVFAVASQPVWKWKVTHRMWWEERWIQNAYREDYDYSYRPRYRINPVFPLAIGKEQKPLYLNTYVEGLWSIAPHFDRFYGQEYRYYAGLGYKFKAGFKAELAGEFRDIYWKGDHTQYGIGRITLIYTLPALKKISRS
- a CDS encoding effector binding domain-containing protein is translated as MKSIERPKALLAGIQVRTINRNGQSLKDLGVLWKAFYEQQIQQQVPQRINDEIWVVYHDYASDHRDFYTAFIGCPVKDPSGLPENLLSLEVPAGAYLPRAVQGHMPQALLAEWELIWNNEPNLNRAYGHDVEIHTTVPAEDLACWIYLSVHRGKEQ
- the modA gene encoding molybdate ABC transporter substrate-binding protein, with product MPSEKPLTIAAAANLQPVMEFLINQFDSVNGNESQLILNASGKITAQILHGAPYDVFLSADMSYPQQLATAGVTTALPVIYTRGQLVLCSVSGNPVPGLSRVLDQDIRHVALANPEVAPYGRAALECLRNSHLLEQAGSKLVYGESVGQATQFIQSGAAELGFTAGSYRFSNALPSSASWYTIPDSLYQPIDQGAVIVLHNGAPHPDAARFLSYLTSQPVQEIFRKYGYLPVGDE
- a CDS encoding TOBE domain-containing protein; translated protein: MNKLNATIVDYLQEDHLLQVRVSLADTAWHVLLIDSASARRLLDPGREVHVLFKESAVTLSRDEKVEIGIQNKLSCKVKQVRRGELLSQVTLQHQSHDLTAIVPTAVMDDFGVTPGDELTAWIRANELILES
- the modB gene encoding molybdate ABC transporter permease subunit; this encodes MDWQPIVLSLELAGITTVILLLAGIPLAYLLANLRSRWKPFLETLISMPLVLPPTVLGFYMLVAFSPNYFFGAWMEKWLAIRLVFSFGGLVIASMIYSLPFMVQPIQAALQSLPHSLTEAGLTLGKSRWVILRRILIPNIRPAILTGTVLSFAHTIGEFGVILMIGGNIPGRTRVASVAIFEAVETLNYRAANGYALVLLIITFLIVWLVSWINGRSFNTWNR